GAACAAGGTGAGGAATGGAAAAATCAAGCATTCGCCGCTACAAATAAGGGTGATTTTGTCACTGCGGAACAATATTGGACAAAAATTATTGACAATTTCCCGACAAATCCTGGTGCTTGGAGTAACCGGGGTAATTCACGAGTGAGTCAGAATAAGCTACAAGCTGCACTCACAGATTACAACAAAGCCATAGAACTAGCGCCGAATGTCACTGATCCTTTTTTGAATCGTGGTACAGCTTTGGAAGGTTTGGGAAAATGGGAAGAAGCGATCGCCGATTATAATCATGTGTTAGAACTCGACCCTAATGATGCAATGGCTTATAACAATCGGGGAAATGCCAAAGCTGGTTTAGGAAAATGGGAAGATGCGATCACTGATTATAAAAAATCTTTTGAAATAGCGCCTAACTTTGCCTTTGCCCGTGCTAATTATGCCATTGCTCTGTATGAAATTGGGCAAAAAGACGAGGCAATTCATGAAATGCGGAATATTCTTCGCAAATACCCCAGTTTTGCTGATGTACGTGCTGCTTTGACAGCTGCTTATTGGGTGAATGGACAACAAGGGGAAGCAGAAAGTAATTGGGTTGCGGCTTATGGTTTGGATAGTCGCTATAAGGATATGAACTGGGTGAAAAATGTGCGTCGCTGGCCTCCGAGTCTGGTGGCTGCTTTGGATAGGTTTTTGCGGTTGGAATGAGAGTAGAGTTTGAACCACAGAGACACAGAGGAACAGAGGGTTTAAAGGATTAGTCTTTGGATTCCTTGTTTGATGAGAGAGACGTTGAAGTTATTGGTCATTAGTCAACTGCATAAGTTGAAACGCCTTGCTTGTATTCATGACTGAACAAAAAATTCCTCTGATTAAAGATTATGAAATCTGATTGAGCCTAGACTTTTATCTTTTAACTTCTCGTTTGGTGTTGTGGTTCTACAGCAGTTAGCGGATTAAAAAGCAACAGCCTTTTAGCCTGTTACCTGCTATGTAAACCACAATTTGAGCGCATGAGTTCAAAATGCTGACATTTAGTTATTTAATGCAAGTATGTGACTCAAAATTTCAGCAAATGCGAGGCGAAGCAGTAACTATGAATGCTGCATCAATGTCAAGGTATTGGACGATTTGGCGAATCAATCTTGCTAACCCGCAGGTAGGATATAAACTGTTCGACTTGTCTTTAGCGCGAGATTTTTTTCAGCAACTAGTTAATCATCGCCCAAATGATGATATCCAATGTACTTTGCTAGGTGATTTCTACGCTCATCATCCGACTGGAGGGGATGTAATTCATCGTGGTTTGGCTGGTTTGTGTTTACGGTGTTATGTTTCCTACCCTATCGTTAAAGCCTGTCAAAAAATTGATAGCCTTTTCAGTGGGGAAAAATCATTCAGTTATCAAGATTTATTAAGCTGTGTGCTGGATGATGACGGTAACAAGTTAGTGATTTTGGATAGCGATCGCAAAATTCAATTAGTATTAGATGAACGTGGAGTTCCACAAATCACAACTTATAAGTTGTTTACGGTG
Above is a genomic segment from Nostoc sp. MS1 containing:
- a CDS encoding tetratricopeptide repeat protein — its product is MMKLISVVLCLLLVFGWVKPVMAQSQQPLITQEQIEQGEEWKNQAFAATNKGDFVTAEQYWTKIIDNFPTNPGAWSNRGNSRVSQNKLQAALTDYNKAIELAPNVTDPFLNRGTALEGLGKWEEAIADYNHVLELDPNDAMAYNNRGNAKAGLGKWEDAITDYKKSFEIAPNFAFARANYAIALYEIGQKDEAIHEMRNILRKYPSFADVRAALTAAYWVNGQQGEAESNWVAAYGLDSRYKDMNWVKNVRRWPPSLVAALDRFLRLE